A window of the Zeugodacus cucurbitae isolate PBARC_wt_2022May chromosome 2, idZeuCucr1.2, whole genome shotgun sequence genome harbors these coding sequences:
- the LOC105216790 gene encoding putative OPA3-like protein CG13603, whose amino-acid sequence MPALPVFKLGMLAVRQLSKYVANFIKQKAKDNQIFREYVCIPPAQWYNRMEIRTKMWTLKMGKPTNIQPLSETAAIDLGASMLGEFVLFLICGAAVISEVSRQMRSERRKRDEKVQAATKLTNSILQMEETIEHQEQYIQEIRKALKSLGKDIKVPKPEKFESKLLRPLIVTRSIDTQVTIPKSDKQLQVTM is encoded by the exons ATGCCCGCCTTACCCGTGTTTAAACTGGGCATGTTGGCCGTGCGTCAGCTAAGTAAATATGTAGCGAATTTTATTAAGCAAAAAGCGAAGGATAATCAAATATTTCGAGAATACGTTTGTATACCACCGGCGCAAT GGTACAACAGAATGGAGATTAGAACTAAGATGTGGACATTGAAGATGGGCAAACCAACAAATATACAGCCGCTGTCAGAAACAGCTGCCATTGATTTGGGTGCCAGTATGCTGGGTGAATTCGTTTTGTTCTTAATCTGTGGCGCTGCTGTTATATCGGAAGTCTCACG ACAGATGCGTTCAGAACGTCGTAAAAGAGACGAAAAAGTGCAAGCAGCAACTAAATTAACAAATAGTATACTACAGATGGAAGAAACCATAGAACATCAGGAGCAGTACATACAAGAAATCAGAAAGGCGCTCAAGTCTTTAG GCAAAGATATTAAGGTGCCAAAGCCCGAAAAATTTGAAAGTAAATTATTGCGGCCACTTATTGTAACGAGATCGATTGATACGCAAGTTACGATACCAAAAAGCGATAAACAACTGCAGGTGACGATGTAA
- the LOC105216791 gene encoding nucleoporin Ndc1, which produces MSIIVECKKLCLRRCMLALSYSIAMQYLLLAFFLFFVNFHVLHPLNWISSTISVLFSFYTWFSILPLIGSVVLYSILLGKSFLAVKRYYPTRIQWFIYTAPRKALFFTLHLLVGYLTAWLYTSFLHVDYRNIVCDCFGTKCVNSRYLFLICVGLFATCLHFIKENLRTDPELEFPIIQELMLIRIRSLVYRTLYNSLLKSFTPTICFALAYWLIGGLINRYFAGVFAVDVDESTLSFIAIAANVRLLFYAWILAAQILSNMHLMHRFFAIHLSEEIAFIIERKPVLCGTGVEEITLVDAISTSFVPVVQNLGARDLFNLSNNKMDSRRKELFALSVPGAHPYNWNQLSAQCLSLINAFTEELAASIKKITAVKTAPLFATIKPNTATEAAEKILLRQYNETYGIRRMMTETSQENTETVKKMSPACKRIHDQVEKIKKQFEQTLRAAFRTIPGLYYLFGEPEGAKTAYLLSNSETILCIVQGLAGVCTASLTEDKYGVVQVTLPQVIKSLLTLKTELDKLNNVNLNGRKMDRNFITLKNGVKRSLYNICTVFRDYLREIVESPEDLRKLQCYVHYVET; this is translated from the exons ATGTCGATCATCGTGGAGTGCAAAAAACTATGCTTACGCCGCTGCATGTTGGCGCTGTCCTACAGCATAGCTATGCAGTATTTGCTACTGGCATTTTTCCTATTCTTCGTCAATTTTCATGTACTGCATCCTTTGAATTGGATAAGCAGTACTATAAGTGTGCTGTTTTCGTTCTATACATGGTTCAGTATTTTACCACTGATTGGATCAGTCGTCTTATATAGCATATTATTGGGAAAATCATTTCTCGCTGTAAAGCGTTACTATCCAACACGCATACAATGGTTCATCTACACGGCACCACGAAAAGCGCTGTTTTTCACGCTACATTTACTGGTTGGTTACTTGACTGCATGGCTTTACACCAGTTTTTTGCACGTGGATTACCG TAACATTGTATGTGATTGCTTTGGCACAAAATGCGTAAATAGCCGTTATTTATTCCTGATTTGTGTGGGGCTATTTGCTACTTGTTTGCATTTCATCAAAGAGAATTTACGCACGGATCCCGAGTTGGAATTTCCCATAATTCAGGAGTTAATGCTAATTCGTATACGATCCCTCGTTTATCGCACGCTATACAATTCATTATTGAAATCCTTCACACCCACAATATGTTTTGCACTAGCATACTGGCTAATTGGTGGTTTAATAAATCGTTATTTTGCTGGTGTTTTCGCGGTGGACGTTGATGAAAGTACATTATCATTTATTGCTATTGCCGCAAATGTGCGACTTTTGTTCTATGCTTGGATCTTGGCGGCGCAAATTTTGAGTAATATGCATCTGATGCATCGTTTCTTCGCCATACATCTTTCGGAGGAAATAGCTTTTATTATTGAACGCAAACCGGTGTTGTGTGGTACTGGCGTAGAGGAAATTACTTTAGTGGATGCGATTAGCACGTCATTTGTACCAGTTGTGCAAAATTTGGGCGCACGAGATCTGTTTAATTTGTCCAACAACAAAATGGATAGCAGGCGTAAAGAACTTTTTGCACTTTCAGTACCAG GTGCGCATCCATATAATTGGAATCAGCTATCTGCACAGTGCTTAAGCCTTATTAATGCCTTCACCGAAGAATTAGCTGCTTCGATCAAAAAAATCACAGCTGTTAAAACAGCACCACTTTTTGCCACAATCAAGCCTAACACCGCCACCGAAGCCGCTGAAAAGATTTTGCTACGCCAGTACAACGAGACCTACGGCATCAGACGCATGATGACGGAAACTAGTCAAGAAAATACTGAGACGGTCAAGAAGATGTCGCCAGCTTGCAAGCGTATACACGATCAGgtggaaaaaataaagaaacaatttGAGCAGACTTTACGTGCCGCTTTCCGTACGATACCCGGTTTGTATTACTTGTTTGGCGAACCAGAAGGCGCAAAAACCGCTTATTTACTCTCAAATTCGGAAACGATTTTGTGCATAGTGCAAGGTTTGGCCGGTGTTTGTACGGCTTCGCTGACCGAAGACAAATATGGTGTGGTACAAGTTACGCTACCACAAGTTATCAAATCATTGTTAACACTAAAAACCGAATTGGATAAACTGAACAATGTGAATTTGAATGGCCGAAAAATGGATCGCAATTTCATCACACTGAAGAATGGCGTCAAACGCAGCTTATACAATATCTGCACAGTTTTCCGCGACTATTTGCGTGAAATCGTCGAGAGTCCGGAAGATTTGCGGAAATTGCAGTGCTATGTGCACTATGTGGAAACGTGA